A part of Capsicum annuum cultivar UCD-10X-F1 chromosome 6, UCD10Xv1.1, whole genome shotgun sequence genomic DNA contains:
- the LOC107855447 gene encoding aspartyl protease APCB1 — MEETTKHSPPIQGVVIITLPPPDNPSLGKTITAFTLSDSPPTHHQPQQEEPSQSQSQSQITQPNNQDSDTSSNFLHVSLQRSFLFRPRIILGLLGISIIALSFWSSLTTQDTLFELRDVDHDNKSSNSAFILPLYPKRVGGDWKSKKDVEFKLGRFVNFKPDIVMERVMDGEKIDKSVSAATKLEYSSVNFPVKGNIHSDGLYYTYMLVGNPPKPYFLDIDTGSDLMWIQCDAPCTSCAKGAHPLYKPRNFNMIPPRNPYCVEVQENLRSKYCDNCHQCDYEIEYADHSSSLGVLAKDELQLVLANGTGTKPNVVFGCAYDQQGTLLNTLASTDGILGLSRAPISLPSQLASHRFINNVIGHCLRTDTNGGYLFLGNDFVPQWRMSWVPMLNTPFPNLYQAQLMKMNYGGKELRLGSTSDGHGTVVFDTGSTYTYFTDQAYNTLIAMLEEISSEDLTKDASDTTLPICWRSKFPVRTIAEVRQFFKPLNLQFGSKWRIVSTKLLIPAEGYLTISEKGNVCLGILDGSNIHDGSAIILGDISLRGQLYVYDNVNQKIGWIRSNCERPHKLSSLPFF, encoded by the exons ATGGAGGAGACAACAAAACACTCTCCTCCTATACAAGGTGTAGTAATAATCACACTACCCCCACCTGACAACCCTTCATTAGGCAAAACCATAACTGCATTTACACTCTCTGATTCACCACCAACCCATCATCAACCACAACAAGAAGAACCATCACAATCACAATCACAATCGCAAATAACTCAACCGAATAATCAAGATTCAGATACTAGTAGTAACTTTCTTCATGTTTCTTTACAAAGATCGTTTCTTTTTCGACCAAGAATCATTCTTGGACTTCTGGGTATTTCTATTATCGCATTATCCTTCTGGTCTTCACTCACTACACAAGATACCCTTTTTGAATTACGTGATGTTGACCATGATAATAAGAGTTCAAACAGTGCGTTTATTCTTCCTTTGTATCCTAAGCGTGTTGGTGGGGACTGGAAGTCGAAGAAGGATGTTGAGTTTAAACTTGGGAGGTTTGTGAATTTCAAACCGGATATTGTAATGGAGAGGGTCATGGATGGAGAAAAGATTGATAAGTCTGTTTCTGCTGCTACTAAGTTGGAGTACTCTTCTGTTAATTTTCCTGTCAAGGGTAATATTCATTCGGATGG GTTGTACTACACATATATGCTTGTCGGGAATCCTCCTAAGCCTTATTTTCTTGATATTGATACGGGAAGTGACTTGATGTGGATCCAATGTGATGCTCCATGCACTAGTTGTGCCAAG GGAGCCCACCCGTTGTACAAGCCCAGAAATTTCAATATGATACCTCCCAGAAACCCCTATTGTGTTGAGGTTCAAGAGAATCTGAGATCCAAGTATTGTGATAATTGCCATCAATGTGATTATGAGATAGAATACGCTGACCACAGCTCTTCTCTTGGGGTTCTCGCAAAGGATGAACTTCAATTGGTGCTTGCAAATGGGACAGGAACCAAGCCAAATGTTGTTTTCGG CTGTGCGTATGATCAGCAAGGCACACTTCTTAACACTTTAGCAAGTACCGATGGGATCCTTGGACTTAGCAGAGCTCCAATCAGTTTGCCTTCTCAGCTAGCGAGTCATAGGTTCATCAACAATGTTATTGGACATTGTCTTCGCACTGATACAAATGGGGGCTACTTGTTCTTAGGCAATGACTTTGTCCCACAGTGGCGGATGTCTTGGGTCCCTATGCTGAATACCCCTTTTCC AAATCTTTATCAAGCACAATTGATGAAAATGAACTATGGAGGCAAAGAACTTCGATTAGGCAGCACGAGCGATGGGCACGGTACTGTTGTGTTTGACACTGGCAGTACTTATACATATTTTACAGATCAAGCATACAACACTTTAATTGCCATG CTTGAAGAGATCTCCAGTGAAGATCTTACCAAGGATGCATCAGATACGACATTACCCATTTGCTGGCGATCTAAATTTCCAGTAAG AACTATTGCAGAGGTTAGACAATTCTTCAAACCTCTAAACCTTCAATTTGGAAGCAAGTGGCGTATCGTGTCCACTAAGCTTTTGATTCCTGCAGAAGGGTATTTGACTATAAGT GAAAAGGGTAATGTGTGCTTAGGTATACTTGATGGAAGCAACATTCATGATGGTTCTGCTATAATACTTGGAG ATATTTCACTTCGTGGTCAGTTGTACGTGTATGACAACGTTAACCAGAAGATTGGGTGGATAAGATCAAATTGTGAACGACCACACAAACTTTCTAGTCTTCCATTTTTTTGA
- the LOC107855417 gene encoding serine/threonine-protein phosphatase 2A 65 kDa regulatory subunit A beta isoform, with amino-acid sequence MSAIDEPLYPIAVLIDELKNEDIQLRLNSIRRLSTIARALGEERTRKELIPFLSENNDDDDEVLLAMAEELGMFIPYVGGVEHARVLLPPLEGLCSVEETCVREKAVESLCRIGSQMKESDLVESFIPLVKRLAAGEWFTARVSSCGLFHIAYPSAPEPVKNELRTIYSQLCQDDMPMVRRAAATNLGKFAATIEQPYLKTDIMSMFETLTQDDQDSVRLLAVEDCAALGKLLEPKDCVAQILPVIVSFAQDKSWRVRYMVANQLYELCEAVGPEATRTDLVPAYVRLLRDNEAEVRIAAAGKVTKFCRILSPELAIQHILPCVKELSSDSSQHVRSALASVIMGMAPILGKDATIEQLLPIFLSLLKDEFPDVRLNIISKLDQVNQVIGIDLLSQSLLPAIVELAEDRHWRVRLAIIEYIPLLASQLGVGFFDDKLGALCMQWLKDKVYSIRDAAANNVKRLAEEFGPTWAMEHIIPQVLDMINDPHYLYRMTILHAISLLAPVMGSEITCSKLLPVIVAASKDRVPNIKFNVAKVLQSVIPIVGQSVVENTIRPCLVELSEDPDVDVRFFANQALQATK; translated from the exons ATGTCAGCAATTGATGAGCCATTGTATCCTATTGCggttttgattgatgagttgaaGAACGAAGACATCCAGCTTAGATTGAATTCAATCCGGCGATTGTCTACCATAGCCCGTGCTCTTGGTGAGGAGAGAACTCGGAAAGAGTTGATTCCATTTCTAAGTGAGAACaatgatgacgatgatgaggTCCTTCTTGCAATGGCCGAAGAGTTGGGCATGTTTATTCCATATGTAGGAGGGGTTGAACATGCACGTGTATTGCTTCCACCCTTGGAAGGTCTTTGTAGTGTTGAAGAGACTTGTGTTAGGGAAAAGGCAGTTGAGTCATTATGCAGAATTGGGTCTCAAATGAAGGAATCGGACTTGGTGGAATCATTTATTCCTCTTGTGAAG AGACTGGCTGCTGGAGAGTGGTTTACTGCTCGAGTTTCGTCCTGTGGATTGTTTCACATAGCATATCCTAGTGCTCCAGAGCCAGTAAAGAATGAACTGAGAACCATCTATAGCCAACTTTGCCAAGATGATATGCCTATGGTGAGGAGAGCAGCTGCTACAAATCTTGGAAAGTTTGCTGCGACTATTGAACAACCCTATTTGAAGACTGACATCATGTCAATGTTTGAGACCCTGACACAGGATG ATCAAGATTCTGTCCGTTTATTGGCTGTTGAGGATTGTGCTGCTTTGGGGAAGCTGCTGGAGCCTAAAGACTGTGTAGCACAAATTCTTCCTGTCATAGTTAGTTTTGCGCAG GATAAGTCTTGGCGTGTTCGTTACATGGTTGCAAATCAACTTTATGAACTTTGTGAGGCAGTCGGACCAGAGGCTACCAG GACGGATTTGGTCCCTGCCTATGTTCGTTTACTTCGTGATAATGAGGCTGAAGTGCGCATAGCTGCTGCTGGCAAGGTGACTAAGTTCTGTCGTATATTGAGCCCTGAGCTTGCTATCCAGCATATCCTTCCATGTGTAAAG GAACTATCATCAGATTCATCCCAGCATGTTCGTTCTGCTTTGGCTTCAGTTATCATGGGAATGGCTCCTATTTTAGGAAAG GATGCAACTATCGAGCAGCTTCTCCCAATTTTCCTCTCTCTTCTGAAggatgagtttcctgatgttcgTTTGAATATTATCAGTAAGCTTGATCAAGTAAACCAG GTAATTGGAATTGATTTGCTCTCCCAATCACTGCTGCCAGCTATTGTTGAACTTGCTGAGGATAGACATTGGAGGGTTCGGCTTGCAATAATTGAGTACATACCTCTATTGGCAAGTCAGCTGGGGGTCGGCTTTTTTGATGACAAGCTTGGTGCTCTCTGCATGCAATGGCTAAAAGATAAG GTTTACTCTATTAGAGATGCAGCAGCAAACAATGTTAAGCGTCTTGCTGAGGAATTTGGTCCAACATGGGCAATGGAGCATATAATTCCACAG gtGTTGGATATGATTAATGACCCACATTATCTTTACCGAATGACCATCCTTCATGCAATTTCTCTTCTTGCCCCTGTAATGGGCTCAGAAATTACTTGCTCCAAACTTCTGCCGGTTATAGTTGCTGCATCGAAAGACAG GGTACCCAATATCAAGTTCAATGTGGCTAAGGTGTTGCAGTCTGTTATTCCAATAGTTGGACAATCT GTTGTGGAGAACACAATTCGACCGTGTTTGGTTGAACTCAGCGAGGACCCAGATGTTGATGTTAGGTTTTTCGCCAACCAAGCCCTACAAGCAACCAAGTGA